A single genomic interval of Aquipuribacter sp. SD81 harbors:
- the menD gene encoding 2-succinyl-5-enolpyruvyl-6-hydroxy-3-cyclohexene-1-carboxylic-acid synthase, which produces MSTATDAARSIVQGLVDAGVEHVVLCPGSRSAPLAYALAAADEAGLVQVHVRIDERSAGFTALGVGKASGIAAVVTTSGTAVANLLPAVWEAHHSQVPLLLLTADRPRRLRGTWANQTTPLQAGVFAEAALEALDVEASEGVDLRAVVVRLVGAAWGHTGVSGPVHLDVGFDDPLVPEETTWAPHEPRSGPGSPWRPVETTAVPGEGTLLVAGDGAGTLAPLVEAAGTPWCVEPSAGLAPLPGAVAAGRVLLGLDALGGRVRRVLVAGRPSLTRPVSRLLAREDVEVVLVGRHAALPGPGREVQRLDAVAVATAGGWREGWQRAGRAALGAVHAVLDRSPALAGPHVARTVAAARSAWSPAEPWLFVGASSIVRDLDLVLDHTVPAPRVHASRGLAGIDGSLSTAGGLALGGGAPVRALVGDLTFLHDTNGLLVGPTEARPPVQVVVANDDGGSIFGLLEHGEDRYAGVHERYFATPHGVDLAALCRAHGVPHRLVTTEAELGDALAAWDGGAMEVVEARTARRGARALQAEVARAAREAALAAL; this is translated from the coding sequence GTGAGCACCGCGACCGACGCCGCCCGCAGCATCGTGCAGGGGCTCGTCGACGCCGGCGTCGAGCACGTCGTGCTGTGCCCGGGCTCCCGCTCTGCACCGCTCGCGTACGCGCTCGCCGCCGCCGACGAGGCCGGGCTGGTGCAGGTGCACGTGCGCATCGACGAGCGCTCGGCCGGCTTCACCGCGCTCGGCGTCGGCAAGGCCAGCGGCATCGCGGCGGTCGTGACCACGTCGGGGACGGCGGTGGCGAACCTGCTCCCCGCGGTGTGGGAGGCGCACCACTCCCAGGTCCCGCTCCTGCTGCTCACCGCCGACCGGCCGCGCCGCCTGCGCGGCACGTGGGCGAACCAGACGACGCCGCTGCAGGCAGGCGTGTTCGCCGAGGCGGCGCTCGAGGCACTCGACGTGGAGGCGTCGGAGGGCGTGGACCTGCGGGCGGTGGTCGTCCGGCTCGTGGGGGCAGCCTGGGGGCATACCGGCGTGAGCGGACCCGTCCACCTCGACGTCGGGTTCGACGACCCGCTCGTGCCGGAGGAGACGACGTGGGCGCCGCACGAGCCCCGCAGCGGGCCCGGGTCGCCGTGGCGACCCGTCGAGACGACTGCGGTGCCCGGCGAGGGGACGCTGCTCGTCGCGGGGGACGGGGCCGGGACCTTGGCGCCCCTCGTGGAAGCGGCCGGGACCCCGTGGTGCGTGGAGCCGTCCGCGGGACTCGCCCCCCTGCCGGGGGCGGTGGCCGCCGGGCGGGTCCTGCTCGGGCTGGACGCCCTCGGCGGCCGGGTCCGACGCGTCCTGGTCGCCGGGCGGCCCTCCCTCACGCGACCAGTCAGCCGTCTGCTCGCCCGGGAGGACGTCGAGGTCGTGCTCGTCGGCCGCCACGCGGCCCTGCCCGGGCCGGGGCGTGAGGTGCAGCGCCTCGACGCCGTCGCCGTCGCCACGGCCGGCGGTTGGCGTGAGGGGTGGCAGCGGGCCGGCCGGGCGGCGCTCGGCGCCGTCCACGCTGTGCTCGACCGGAGCCCGGCGCTGGCCGGTCCGCACGTCGCCCGGACCGTCGCGGCCGCCCGGTCCGCCTGGTCGCCGGCGGAACCGTGGCTCTTCGTCGGGGCGAGCAGCATCGTCCGGGACCTCGACCTCGTGCTCGACCACACCGTCCCGGCACCGCGCGTACACGCGTCCCGAGGCCTCGCGGGCATCGACGGGTCGCTGTCGACCGCCGGCGGCCTCGCGCTCGGGGGTGGCGCACCGGTCCGCGCCCTCGTCGGGGACCTCACCTTCCTGCACGACACGAACGGCCTGCTCGTCGGTCCGACCGAGGCGCGTCCGCCCGTCCAGGTGGTCGTGGCCAACGACGACGGCGGCAGCATCTTCGGGCTGCTCGAGCACGGCGAGGACCGCTACGCCGGCGTCCACGAGCGGTACTTCGCGACCCCGCACGGCGTGGACCTCGCCGCGCTCTGCCGTGCGCACGGCGTGCCGCACCGGCTCGTCACGACCGAGGCCGAGCTGGGCGACGCGCTCGCGGCGTGGGACGGCGGCGCCATGGAGGTCGTCGAGGCGCGCACCGCCCGTCGCGGCGCCCGCGCGCTGCAGGCCGAGGTCGCGCGTGCCGCCCGAGAGGCCGCGCTCGCGGCGCTCTGA